A genomic stretch from Eptesicus fuscus isolate TK198812 chromosome 15, DD_ASM_mEF_20220401, whole genome shotgun sequence includes:
- the LOC129151740 gene encoding uncharacterized protein LOC129151740: MSLQISYSDNLVCRGRGLKRGSDESICQRARRWVRTQSRRRLWPFSRRNPKSSTYVKKEQQLLEEDPMSHTTKRQGRREVRVATWGCGEPRPVDGQPGTLPPNMPRFFGPVTPKQPRFPRPPSPKQPWFNRQLTIFTRDLDYSAHVNQTGPEHLEAKEAEPKGEKLGKVRVGLGWSCMGAYGEGLLPDTQGAPQSLEKNKEHPSVGLRVGRRPVVGPGL; this comes from the exons atgtcattacaaatcagctattcagataatttag TGTGCCGAGGTCGAGGCCTCAAGAGAGGCAGCGATGAGAGTATTTGCCAACGTGCCCGCCGCTGGGTCCGGACTCAGTCCAGACGCCGGCTGTGGCCCTTCTCACGACGGAACCCAAAG agctcAACCTATGTTaaaaaggagcagcagctgcttgAGGAAGACCCCATGAGCCACACCACCAAGCGCCAGGGCAGGCGTGAAGTACGTGTGGCcacctgggggtgtggggagccaAGGCCCGTGGATGGACAACCAGGGACTCTTCCACCGAATATGCCCAGGTTCTTCGGGCCTGTAACCCCGAAGCAGCCCAGGTTCCCTAGGCCTCCAAGTCCAAAGCAGCCCTGGTTCAACCGGCAGCTCACAATTTTCACCAGGGACCTGGATTACAGTGCCCATGTCAACCAGACTGGCCCGGAACACCTGGAGGCCAAAgaggcagagcccaagggtgagaagCTGGGGAAAGTGAGGGTGGGATTGGGGTGGAGCTGCATGGGAGCTTATGGGGAGGGATTGTTGCCAGATACACAGGGAGCACCCCAGAGCCTGGAGAAGAACAAAGAACACCCATCTGTTGGACTGCGGGTTGGGAGacgtcctgtggtgggtcctgggctctag